From Spirosoma aerolatum, one genomic window encodes:
- a CDS encoding efflux RND transporter permease subunit: MSITEIAIKRPLLVTTIFTVLILFGFLSYQQLSYNLLPKFEANVISVATTYRGASADEVETNVTKRIEDALSSLEGLDRMTATSQEGASIVIIQLKNGVDVTLAQQDAQRKIEQIINLLPDEVDRPILNKFSTDEIPVLRMGVTANLSPTKLYDLIDDELKPQLSNVAGVGQVNVIGGNERQIQVNVDAEKLRAYGVSIGQVSQAINAANTSYPAGQLETQQSQYSIRFDASVETVNRLRSLVIARRTDGSEVQLNNVAEVVDAVAKPTAINHINGLPSIGVQIQKQSDANAVSVSELVRARIAQLEKQHSDVKLKFNIASDQSTYTLASAHAVVDDLFLAVLIVSVVMLLFLHSFRSSLFVLVALPSSMIPTFILMYVSGFSLNLMTLMALSLVVGILVDDSIVVLENINRHLEMGKDRVKAALDGRNEIGFTALAITLVDVVVFVPLAMTGGLIGNILREFSLVVVFSTLMSLIVSFTLTPLLVSRFGKHEPLNPNSLWGKLNLGFESLLTRITNAYGHILESVLGHKRWIFLAVIGLLIGSIALVPAGFIGAAFMPQSDQGEMSVQLELAPTASIYQTNSVSQRAEQLILKHPEVTNVFTNVGYTSSGIATSSNSNIVDLNVKLVDKKQRAVSTDDFGQILKREVGQIPGVKVTVSPVGIVGASQAPIQIAVKGTSLASIRQAAAQVKDVVTSIPGTQDVKYSVKDPKPEVTVSLDREKMAQLGISASDVGIALQNAFRGNDLSKFKQNGNEYDILISLDRFDRTNPQDVSRLTFVNNQGRTFELSQFARVQEQTGESVLERIDRLSSITVNAQVIGRPVGTVGADIQAKMAKVKLPEGVTVQYLGQLQQQSDAFGSLGLALMIAILLVYFIMVALYESVVYPFVVLFSIPVALIGALLALALTMQSLTVFSIVGMIMLLGLVAKNAILIVDFANQLKAEGHDVMHALVEAGKERLRPILMTTLAMVFGMLPIALASGAGAETKNGMAWVIIGGLTSSLLLTLLVVPSVYLVVDRLIARFSKTKVTPKKPQELDVAKAIS; the protein is encoded by the coding sequence ATGTCAATAACCGAGATAGCCATAAAACGGCCGTTACTGGTAACGACCATCTTTACTGTACTGATTTTGTTCGGTTTTCTGAGCTACCAGCAATTATCGTACAACCTGTTGCCCAAGTTTGAAGCCAACGTCATCAGTGTGGCCACGACCTACCGGGGTGCTTCGGCCGACGAGGTGGAAACCAACGTAACCAAGCGCATCGAAGACGCGCTGTCGTCGCTGGAAGGGCTCGACCGTATGACGGCCACCTCGCAGGAAGGCGCTTCGATTGTGATTATTCAGCTTAAAAACGGCGTCGATGTTACGCTGGCGCAGCAGGATGCCCAACGTAAAATCGAACAGATTATAAACCTGTTACCAGACGAAGTTGACCGCCCAATTCTGAATAAATTCTCGACAGACGAGATTCCAGTGCTGCGAATGGGTGTAACGGCCAATTTGTCACCCACGAAACTATACGACCTGATCGACGACGAACTGAAACCGCAACTTTCCAACGTGGCCGGGGTTGGCCAGGTAAACGTGATTGGCGGTAATGAGCGGCAAATCCAGGTCAACGTCGATGCTGAAAAGCTGCGGGCCTACGGTGTATCCATCGGTCAGGTATCGCAGGCCATTAACGCGGCCAACACCAGCTATCCGGCAGGTCAGCTGGAAACACAGCAATCACAATATTCGATCCGGTTCGATGCCTCAGTCGAGACTGTCAATCGGCTGCGGAGCCTCGTGATTGCCCGCCGGACCGATGGTAGTGAGGTTCAACTAAATAATGTGGCCGAAGTTGTCGATGCCGTCGCGAAACCAACGGCTATTAACCATATCAACGGTCTGCCATCTATCGGTGTTCAGATTCAGAAACAGTCGGATGCCAACGCCGTTTCGGTGAGTGAACTGGTCCGGGCGCGGATTGCCCAGCTCGAAAAGCAACATAGCGATGTAAAGCTGAAATTCAACATAGCCTCCGACCAGTCGACCTACACGCTGGCATCCGCTCATGCGGTAGTAGACGATCTTTTTCTGGCGGTGCTGATTGTTTCGGTCGTGATGCTGCTGTTCCTGCATAGCTTCCGGTCGTCGCTGTTCGTACTGGTGGCCTTGCCTTCGTCCATGATTCCGACGTTCATTCTGATGTATGTTTCAGGTTTCTCACTAAACCTGATGACGCTGATGGCCCTCTCGCTGGTGGTTGGTATCCTGGTCGATGACTCGATTGTGGTTCTGGAAAACATCAACCGCCACCTCGAAATGGGGAAAGATCGGGTCAAGGCGGCACTGGATGGCCGAAACGAAATTGGCTTTACGGCACTGGCGATCACGCTGGTGGACGTCGTGGTATTCGTACCGCTTGCCATGACTGGCGGACTGATCGGAAATATTCTGCGGGAGTTTTCACTCGTGGTGGTGTTTTCGACCCTGATGAGTCTGATCGTATCCTTTACCCTGACGCCTTTGCTGGTATCGCGATTCGGGAAGCACGAACCCCTGAATCCCAACTCATTATGGGGCAAACTGAACCTGGGTTTTGAAAGCCTTCTGACCCGGATCACCAATGCCTACGGGCACATACTGGAGTCGGTACTGGGGCATAAGCGCTGGATTTTTCTGGCTGTTATTGGATTACTGATTGGCTCAATCGCCTTGGTACCAGCCGGATTTATCGGTGCGGCCTTTATGCCGCAGAGTGACCAGGGCGAGATGAGCGTTCAGCTGGAACTAGCCCCAACGGCCTCTATTTACCAGACCAATTCAGTATCGCAACGGGCCGAGCAACTCATTCTGAAGCATCCCGAAGTAACCAACGTGTTTACCAATGTGGGATATACCAGCAGCGGGATAGCGACCTCATCGAACAGCAACATCGTCGATCTGAACGTGAAGCTGGTTGACAAAAAACAACGAGCCGTATCGACTGATGATTTTGGACAGATTCTAAAACGGGAAGTTGGTCAGATTCCCGGCGTTAAAGTTACCGTTAGCCCGGTCGGTATTGTTGGAGCGTCACAGGCTCCGATTCAGATTGCCGTTAAGGGAACAAGTTTGGCCAGTATCCGGCAAGCCGCTGCTCAGGTAAAGGATGTAGTCACGTCTATTCCTGGGACGCAGGATGTGAAATACTCCGTAAAAGATCCCAAACCGGAAGTAACCGTTAGCCTTGATCGGGAGAAAATGGCGCAACTGGGCATCAGTGCTTCAGATGTAGGAATTGCTCTCCAGAATGCGTTCCGGGGGAATGACCTGTCGAAATTTAAGCAGAATGGAAACGAATACGACATCCTGATTAGTCTGGATCGTTTTGATCGCACTAACCCACAAGATGTCAGCCGTTTAACATTTGTCAACAACCAGGGCCGGACCTTCGAGCTGTCGCAGTTTGCCCGCGTACAGGAACAAACGGGTGAGAGCGTACTGGAACGTATTGACCGCCTGTCGTCCATTACGGTTAATGCGCAGGTTATTGGCCGTCCGGTCGGTACTGTTGGCGCAGACATTCAGGCCAAAATGGCGAAGGTCAAGCTTCCCGAAGGCGTTACGGTTCAGTACCTGGGTCAGTTGCAGCAGCAGTCCGACGCATTCGGTAGCCTGGGTCTCGCCCTGATGATTGCCATTCTGCTGGTGTACTTCATCATGGTAGCGCTCTACGAAAGTGTGGTTTATCCGTTTGTGGTGTTGTTCTCGATACCGGTTGCCCTGATCGGCGCCTTACTGGCCCTAGCCCTCACAATGCAAAGCCTGACCGTCTTTTCGATTGTGGGTATGATTATGCTGCTGGGTCTGGTTGCCAAGAACGCGATTCTGATCGTTGACTTTGCCAATCAGCTTAAAGCCGAAGGCCACGACGTGATGCATGCACTGGTCGAAGCGGGCAAAGAGCGGTTACGGCCAATTCTGATGACCACGCTTGCCATGGTATTCGGTATGTTACCTATTGCGCTGGCGAGTGGTGCTGGTGCCGAAACTAAAAACGGCATGGCCTGGGTTATCATCGGTGGTTTAACGTCTTCTCTCCTGCTTACTCTGCTAGTGGTGCCTTCGGTGTATTTGGTCGTAGATCGATTAATTGCCCGGTTCTCAAAGACGAAGGTAACACCGAAAAAGCCACAGGAGCTTGACGTAGCCAAAGCCATCAGTTAG
- a CDS encoding efflux RND transporter periplasmic adaptor subunit has protein sequence MKKTTLIIITSALAIVALIGFRLASNKEKIDAQNKPAVNTNVAIPVTVDRVAEGAVSQQLIKTGNLIPYREATITATTAGKVTRVNFDLGTQVRQGQTLVELDNRLKELSLQATQLNIDKLKKDVNRYNTLLAGNATTEIQVNETKYNYENAVNQAEQIQKQIQDANVKAPISGQIVQKAIEPGVYITVGSTLGKVLDVARLKVDVLVNESDVYQLHKGQAVKVTADVFPGKVFSGQISYIAPQGTDEHNYPVEITISNANGLKAGTFVNVDFSQKSNQKALQIPRIALVESIKNPYVYVVENNVVHQRKITVGRDFGDTIEVLSGLSAGDVVVTTGQLNLGEGKPVQITK, from the coding sequence ATGAAAAAGACAACACTTATTATTATCACGTCGGCCCTGGCCATCGTCGCTTTGATCGGCTTCCGACTGGCGTCGAACAAAGAGAAGATCGATGCACAGAACAAACCAGCTGTCAACACGAACGTAGCGATTCCGGTGACCGTCGATCGTGTAGCGGAAGGAGCGGTTAGTCAACAGCTTATCAAAACGGGTAATCTGATCCCCTACCGCGAGGCCACTATAACAGCCACCACGGCTGGTAAAGTGACCCGCGTCAATTTCGATCTGGGAACGCAGGTACGGCAGGGTCAAACCCTGGTCGAACTGGATAACCGCCTGAAAGAGCTATCGTTACAGGCGACTCAACTCAACATCGACAAGTTGAAGAAAGATGTTAACCGCTATAATACACTGCTGGCCGGAAATGCCACTACCGAGATTCAGGTTAACGAAACGAAGTACAATTACGAAAACGCAGTTAATCAGGCAGAGCAGATTCAGAAACAGATTCAGGATGCGAATGTCAAAGCGCCAATCAGCGGACAGATCGTGCAGAAAGCCATTGAGCCGGGGGTATACATCACGGTCGGCAGCACACTGGGCAAAGTACTGGATGTGGCCCGCCTGAAGGTCGATGTGCTGGTCAATGAGAGCGATGTGTACCAGCTCCACAAAGGCCAGGCGGTAAAGGTGACCGCCGATGTGTTTCCGGGAAAGGTTTTCAGTGGACAGATTTCCTACATCGCCCCGCAAGGCACCGACGAACATAACTATCCGGTCGAGATCACCATCAGCAATGCCAATGGCCTGAAAGCCGGTACCTTCGTCAACGTTGATTTCTCGCAGAAATCGAATCAGAAAGCCTTACAGATTCCGCGCATTGCTCTGGTCGAAAGCATTAAAAACCCATACGTGTATGTGGTCGAAAACAATGTGGTTCACCAGCGCAAGATTACCGTCGGTCGTGATTTTGGCGATACGATCGAAGTACTAAGTGGCCTGTCGGCTGGCGATGTCGTCGTTACGACAGGCCAACTAAACCTGGGCGAAGGCAAACCTGTGCAAATTACAAAATAA
- a CDS encoding TolC family protein, with protein MKHKIALSLFVLLAQAGWAQSTQSFRLKDCIDYGLQHYGTVRIAQNQVENANQQARQALGLYLPQVSATGTFTDNIKLQTTLLPAGFAGPEPVRLALGSKYQTNVNAQATQTIYDKSLLLGIKAAKPNQQLADLNTRQTREDIIYNIASNYYQVFIAQQQIALLRDNLQRTQQVLNILKLQRDNGVIQPVDYTRTEVSYNSTQSQLTLAENDLNLAYNRLKYQMGLPADQELTLADSTLLTQLPVIEQLPFESRNLVSFQQAETNLELQRLQLQRVKAGYMPTVSLAANYGSLVLANEFSNSFKNFTGFGSFSLRVNIPIFDGFQRDAQIKQQRLTVLNQEEQQRLNVAAYRLQFNNAQSQIQRAQTNVLNGDRNVKLAQEVYNITTLQYKQGVKSLTDLVNADTSYRQAQSDYINSLINLYQARLDLEQSKGTLLTFYNQL; from the coding sequence ATGAAACATAAAATTGCACTGAGTTTATTCGTACTGCTGGCCCAGGCTGGTTGGGCTCAGTCTACACAAAGTTTTCGACTGAAAGACTGTATTGATTATGGTCTACAGCACTACGGTACGGTTCGCATCGCCCAGAACCAGGTAGAGAATGCCAATCAGCAGGCTCGTCAGGCATTGGGGCTATACCTGCCACAGGTATCGGCTACAGGGACATTTACGGATAATATAAAATTACAAACGACACTACTACCTGCTGGCTTTGCCGGGCCAGAACCCGTTCGGCTTGCACTCGGATCGAAATACCAGACTAACGTAAATGCCCAGGCTACTCAGACCATTTACGACAAATCACTGCTATTAGGTATAAAGGCTGCCAAACCCAATCAGCAATTGGCGGACTTAAATACCCGCCAAACCCGCGAGGACATTATCTATAATATTGCCAGCAATTATTATCAGGTTTTTATTGCCCAGCAACAAATAGCCCTGTTACGCGATAACCTGCAGCGTACACAGCAAGTACTGAATATTCTGAAACTACAACGGGATAATGGCGTAATTCAACCCGTCGATTATACCCGAACAGAAGTTAGTTACAACAGCACTCAGTCGCAGTTGACCCTGGCTGAGAATGATCTGAATCTGGCCTACAACCGACTCAAATACCAGATGGGTTTACCAGCCGATCAGGAACTAACCCTGGCGGATTCGACTCTATTAACGCAACTTCCTGTTATTGAACAACTGCCGTTTGAATCCCGAAACCTGGTCTCCTTTCAACAGGCTGAAACAAATCTGGAACTCCAACGCCTTCAGCTTCAACGGGTAAAAGCGGGTTACATGCCAACAGTAAGTCTGGCCGCTAACTATGGTTCGCTTGTTCTGGCAAACGAGTTCAGTAATTCATTCAAGAATTTTACGGGGTTTGGCAGTTTCAGTCTACGCGTGAACATTCCCATCTTCGATGGTTTTCAACGCGATGCACAGATCAAGCAGCAACGGCTAACCGTACTCAATCAGGAAGAACAGCAACGCCTGAATGTGGCCGCTTATCGACTCCAGTTCAACAATGCACAGTCGCAGATTCAACGAGCGCAAACGAATGTTCTGAACGGCGACCGAAACGTTAAGCTGGCGCAGGAAGTGTATAACATCACGACACTGCAATACAAACAGGGCGTCAAGTCGCTGACCGATCTGGTCAACGCTGATACTTCCTACCGGCAAGCCCAATCCGATTACATCAATTCACTCATCAATCTGTACCAGGCCCGACTCGATCTCGAACAATCGAAGGGCACCTTACTTACTTTCTATAATCAACTCTAG
- a CDS encoding MarR family winged helix-turn-helix transcriptional regulator: MITNREEELKAKFSKRMGRSLIFTANHMGHLLAKQSNRELIRLGFTLQIEQVPILFMVYFSGEDLLSQQEIANMLQKDKSGIQRSLRTLERDGYLRIVPDSIDRRKNLIQLTPAGKMVVEKAIETAETIDKQVTDQLTAEELDAFLATLRKISSILEK; this comes from the coding sequence ATGATTACGAACAGGGAAGAGGAATTAAAGGCGAAATTTTCGAAACGCATGGGCCGTTCACTCATTTTTACGGCTAATCATATGGGGCATCTACTGGCTAAACAATCGAATCGGGAACTCATCCGATTGGGTTTCACCCTTCAGATTGAGCAGGTGCCAATTCTGTTTATGGTTTATTTTTCCGGTGAGGACTTACTATCACAACAGGAAATTGCAAATATGCTTCAGAAGGACAAATCAGGCATTCAACGCTCATTACGCACGTTGGAGCGGGATGGCTACCTCCGTATCGTTCCCGATAGTATTGACCGACGTAAGAATTTGATTCAGTTGACCCCAGCTGGAAAAATGGTGGTTGAAAAAGCCATTGAAACGGCTGAAACAATTGATAAGCAAGTAACCGACCAGTTAACTGCGGAAGAACTGGACGCATTCCTGGCCACGCTACGTAAAATTTCTTCCATACTCGAGAAGTAA
- a CDS encoding PQQ-dependent sugar dehydrogenase encodes MTFSLRYLYCLPFLALVWLTVPNNHDLSVSDRMQTMPDDLPGKALFKTHCVSCHALEQDGIGPKLGGITRLLSEKELIAFMKNPQKAIESGNARAVSLSKRYKMIMPGFDFLKDDELKSIVAYIADETQKNNSQPLVVSNNTGGANTRLTEPVAKSNLTIELEEFVTIPPSSDKMPRTRIATMRAHPSGDGTQYVSDQRGLIYRIAGKEASTFLDVRPLIENFINEPGLGTGLGSFAFHPDFLKNGLIYTTHTESFKGKRADYSYSDSVEVALQWVVSEWHMDDLTSPIFTGKRRELLRVNMPSSAHGIQDIGFNPEALKDSQDYGKLYIGIGDGGSTINKHPELCHKLTSLLGTLIRIDPLGRNSKNGQYTIPADNPFVAENDPAIYTEIYAYGFRNPHRQAWYQGRLFCTDVGESNFEEVNVIQKGGDYGWNVREGNYGISSKDLKNVYPVPDTKADRFIRPFLQYDHLDGNAISGGYVYEGPIEALKNKYVFGDIARGRVFFANIDKNLTDHSVQELTIMQDGKPTNLVELSGSKRVDLRITYDRFTKEMYIMTKSDGKIRRIKKAGYR; translated from the coding sequence ATGACCTTTTCGTTACGTTACCTCTATTGCCTTCCTTTTCTAGCATTGGTATGGCTTACTGTTCCCAACAACCACGACTTGTCGGTTTCTGACCGAATGCAGACAATGCCGGATGATTTGCCGGGAAAAGCGCTTTTTAAAACGCATTGTGTATCCTGTCATGCACTGGAACAGGATGGAATTGGGCCGAAATTGGGGGGTATTACCCGGCTGCTTTCCGAAAAAGAACTCATTGCGTTTATGAAGAATCCACAGAAAGCGATTGAGTCGGGAAATGCACGGGCAGTAAGTCTGTCGAAACGGTACAAGATGATCATGCCGGGGTTCGATTTTCTGAAAGACGACGAGCTGAAGTCCATTGTGGCCTACATTGCCGACGAAACTCAAAAAAATAACAGTCAGCCGCTGGTAGTCAGCAATAATACGGGGGGAGCCAACACTCGATTGACGGAGCCGGTAGCCAAATCAAACCTGACTATCGAACTGGAAGAGTTTGTGACCATCCCTCCATCCAGCGATAAAATGCCCCGTACTCGAATTGCCACCATGCGGGCTCACCCATCAGGCGATGGGACGCAGTACGTCAGTGACCAACGCGGGCTGATCTACCGCATCGCTGGAAAAGAAGCCAGTACGTTTCTGGATGTGCGGCCCCTGATCGAGAATTTTATCAACGAACCGGGGCTGGGCACGGGTTTGGGCAGTTTCGCCTTTCATCCCGACTTTCTAAAAAACGGGCTTATTTATACGACACATACAGAATCGTTCAAGGGCAAACGGGCTGATTACAGCTACAGCGACTCGGTGGAAGTGGCTTTGCAATGGGTAGTGTCGGAGTGGCACATGGATGATCTAACGAGCCCTATATTCACGGGTAAGCGGAGAGAACTGCTACGCGTCAATATGCCATCCTCCGCGCACGGTATACAGGATATTGGGTTTAATCCAGAAGCACTCAAGGACTCACAGGACTATGGCAAATTATATATCGGTATCGGCGATGGAGGCTCAACGATCAATAAGCACCCGGAGCTTTGCCACAAACTGACTTCCCTGCTGGGCACCCTGATCCGCATCGATCCTTTAGGGCGAAACAGCAAAAACGGGCAGTATACTATCCCGGCCGACAATCCGTTTGTGGCTGAGAACGACCCTGCCATTTATACGGAAATATATGCCTATGGTTTCCGCAATCCGCATCGGCAGGCCTGGTATCAAGGCCGCTTGTTCTGTACAGACGTAGGTGAATCTAATTTCGAAGAAGTGAATGTTATCCAGAAAGGGGGGGATTATGGCTGGAATGTGCGAGAGGGGAATTACGGCATCTCATCGAAAGATTTGAAGAATGTGTATCCCGTGCCCGACACAAAAGCCGACAGATTCATCCGACCGTTTCTGCAATATGACCATCTCGATGGCAATGCAATCAGCGGAGGTTATGTTTATGAGGGCCCAATCGAGGCATTGAAGAACAAATATGTTTTCGGAGACATTGCAAGAGGACGCGTGTTCTTCGCCAATATTGATAAGAATCTGACAGACCACTCGGTGCAGGAACTGACCATCATGCAGGATGGAAAACCTACGAACCTGGTAGAGCTGTCTGGCTCAAAGCGCGTGGATCTTCGTATCACGTACGATCGGTTTACAAAGGAAATGTATATCATGACCAAAAGCGACGGGAAGATCAGGCGAATCAAAAAAGCTGGCTATCGGTAG
- a CDS encoding ribonuclease H1 domain-containing protein translates to MAQKKPKYYVVWQGRKPGVYDSWEEAKAQTDGFAKPLFKSFDSKPAALKAYKEKPHLHMGQGPKSTVKQGKRDELVGEPILDSLVVDAAWNTATGDMEYQGIYLATRQRLFLKGPYFDGTNNIGEFLAIVHALALLHQKGSNIPVYSDSRTAIGWVKKKKANTKLEETARNAELFDLLDRAETWLQTHRYANPVLKWETTVWGENPADFGRK, encoded by the coding sequence ATGGCTCAGAAAAAGCCTAAATATTATGTAGTCTGGCAGGGCCGAAAGCCGGGTGTATACGACAGTTGGGAGGAGGCCAAAGCGCAGACCGATGGTTTTGCCAAGCCCTTGTTTAAATCGTTCGATAGCAAACCGGCTGCGCTGAAAGCATACAAGGAGAAACCCCATCTCCACATGGGGCAGGGACCCAAAAGTACTGTAAAACAGGGCAAGCGGGATGAACTGGTAGGAGAGCCCATTCTGGATAGTCTGGTGGTTGATGCGGCCTGGAACACCGCCACAGGCGATATGGAATATCAGGGCATATACCTCGCCACCCGGCAGCGGTTATTTCTGAAAGGGCCCTATTTTGATGGCACCAACAACATAGGGGAGTTTCTGGCTATTGTCCACGCGCTGGCGTTGTTGCATCAAAAAGGCAGCAACATTCCCGTTTATTCCGATTCCCGAACGGCGATCGGTTGGGTAAAAAAGAAGAAAGCCAATACCAAGCTGGAAGAAACCGCCCGAAATGCCGAACTATTCGACCTCCTCGATCGGGCTGAAACCTGGCTCCAGACACACCGCTACGCCAATCCTGTCTTAAAATGGGAAACGACAGTCTGGGGCGAAAATCCAGCCGATTTTGGACGGAAGTAA
- a CDS encoding tRNA1(Val) (adenine(37)-N6)-methyltransferase: MKVCTDACVLGAYADVGERAGGTVNNASGERLLDIGTGTGLLALMAAQRNPTATIDAVEIDENAFAQATENSAASPFAERVAVFHSRIQDFWSEHMYDRILTNPPFYTNHLRSSDAAVNRALHTDELPFGELVEAVVRLMKPDGQWWVLLPPYEAGKLAELAQKFGLHPFRRLSLQHHEQKPFFRVISGFSFVNAEPLDETLTIYEHKPQSKSGVAYTAEFRKLLQDFYLIF; encoded by the coding sequence ATGAAGGTTTGTACGGATGCCTGTGTGCTGGGTGCCTATGCCGATGTAGGTGAAAGAGCCGGGGGGACAGTGAACAATGCCAGTGGGGAGCGACTGCTGGATATTGGTACAGGAACGGGGTTGCTGGCACTTATGGCAGCCCAGCGGAATCCGACGGCAACGATTGACGCAGTGGAAATCGATGAAAATGCGTTTGCTCAGGCTACTGAAAATAGTGCTGCCAGTCCGTTTGCGGAGCGAGTAGCTGTCTTTCATAGCCGGATTCAGGATTTTTGGAGTGAGCATATGTATGATCGAATTCTGACCAATCCACCTTTCTACACAAATCATCTTCGGTCGTCCGATGCGGCTGTCAATCGGGCGTTGCATACGGATGAACTACCGTTTGGTGAGTTGGTTGAAGCTGTTGTTCGACTGATGAAGCCAGATGGACAGTGGTGGGTATTGTTGCCGCCTTACGAAGCTGGCAAGCTGGCTGAGTTGGCTCAAAAGTTTGGTTTACACCCTTTCAGACGACTTTCGTTACAGCACCATGAGCAAAAGCCTTTCTTTCGGGTTATAAGCGGATTCTCATTCGTAAACGCTGAACCGCTCGACGAAACCCTGACCATCTATGAACACAAACCCCAAAGTAAGTCAGGGGTGGCCTATACTGCTGAGTTCAGGAAGCTGCTTCAGGACTTTTATCTGATATTCTGA
- a CDS encoding nucleotidyltransferase family protein: MDKRQVVQTLRAYFADKPVERAWLFGSFARNEQDATSDIDVLLERDFSEPIGLEYVHWWMDLE; encoded by the coding sequence ATGGATAAAAGGCAGGTTGTTCAAACACTTCGAGCTTACTTTGCTGATAAACCAGTTGAACGCGCCTGGCTGTTTGGATCATTTGCCCGAAACGAACAAGACGCAACCAGCGATATTGATGTATTACTGGAACGGGATTTTTCTGAGCCGATTGGGTTAGAGTATGTTCATTGGTGGATGGATTTGGAATAG
- a CDS encoding HepT-like ribonuclease domain-containing protein encodes MKGRLPNRTRLEHSLDALESVDEFVAGMTFDAFASDLKITFAVVKALEIVGEATYHVTDEIR; translated from the coding sequence ATGAAAGGTAGACTGCCTAACAGGACGCGACTTGAACATAGTCTGGATGCTTTAGAATCAGTCGATGAATTTGTAGCAGGAATGACCTTTGATGCATTTGCATCCGATTTGAAGATTACATTTGCCGTAGTAAAAGCATTAGAGATAGTTGGCGAAGCAACTTATCACGTTACAGATGAGATTCGGTAG
- a CDS encoding glycosyltransferase family 2 protein codes for MTELLQLTVLIPLYNEDESLPELHDWIVRVVTEQHYTYEILFVDDGSTDDSWTIVEQLSSVNPNVRGIRFNRNYGKTAALQSGFQAARGQIVITMDADLQDSPDEIPELYRMVTEDKYDLVSGWKQKRYDPITKTLPTKLFNAVSRWISGVQLHDFNCGLKAYRQKVVKTIAPALYGDMHRNLPIVANWNGFSRIGEKVVQHRARKYGTTKFGLERFVNGFLDVLVIAFVHRFSKRPMHFFGTFGTLSFFIGSVLAIWLIVEKLINIANGVKFRNVTDNPLFFFGLVAIILGVQLFLAGFLGELLVRQSLNRSGDQMVAERVGFSEQKTSV; via the coding sequence ATGACTGAATTACTTCAACTGACCGTTCTGATTCCACTTTATAACGAAGACGAATCGTTACCCGAGCTACACGACTGGATCGTTCGGGTTGTAACGGAACAGCACTACACCTATGAAATTCTGTTTGTCGACGACGGGAGTACCGACGATTCCTGGACGATTGTCGAACAGTTATCGAGCGTAAACCCGAATGTTCGGGGCATACGCTTCAACCGGAACTATGGTAAAACAGCGGCTTTGCAATCGGGCTTTCAGGCGGCACGTGGTCAGATTGTGATCACCATGGATGCCGATCTGCAGGATAGTCCCGACGAAATTCCGGAACTGTACCGGATGGTAACCGAGGATAAGTATGACCTGGTATCGGGCTGGAAACAGAAACGTTATGACCCCATTACCAAGACCTTGCCGACGAAATTGTTCAATGCCGTTTCGCGCTGGATTTCAGGCGTTCAACTGCATGATTTCAACTGCGGTCTGAAAGCGTACCGGCAAAAGGTAGTCAAAACCATTGCACCTGCTTTGTATGGCGATATGCACCGGAACCTGCCCATTGTGGCCAACTGGAATGGGTTTAGCCGAATTGGCGAAAAAGTGGTCCAGCACCGCGCCCGGAAGTACGGAACCACTAAATTTGGCCTGGAACGGTTCGTAAATGGGTTTCTGGATGTGCTGGTCATTGCGTTCGTCCACCGATTCAGCAAACGGCCGATGCACTTTTTTGGTACATTCGGAACATTGTCGTTCTTTATCGGCTCGGTGCTGGCCATCTGGCTGATTGTTGAGAAATTAATTAACATTGCCAATGGCGTCAAGTTTCGGAACGTGACCGACAATCCGCTTTTCTTTTTTGGCCTTGTGGCTATTATTTTGGGAGTTCAATTGTTTCTGGCAGGGTTTCTGGGTGAATTACTGGTTCGTCAGAGCCTGAATCGCTCAGGTGATCAAATGGTGGCCGAACGAGTCGGCTTTTCAGAACAAAAAACGTCCGTCTGA